The genomic DNA CACGTCTCCATCGTCCGGGCGAACGACGGGAAGTCGAGCGACTGCCCACCGTCGCTGGACGCGGTCTTGGGATCGGGATGGACCTCGATGATCAGGCCGTCGGCGCCGGCGGCGACCGCCGCCGCGGCCAGTGCCGGCACCAGCGACGCATGGCCCGTGCCGTGGCTGGGATCGACGACGACGGGCAGATGGGTCCGGGCGTGGAGCCAGGGCACCGTCGCCAGCGGCAGCGTGAAGCGGGTGTGGGCCTCGAACGTGCGGATCCCGCGCTCGCAGAGCATCACCGCGCGGTTGCCGCCGTTGAGGACGTATTCGGCCGCCAGCAGCAGCTCTTCGACGGTCGCCGCCGGACCGCGCTTGAGGAGGACCGGCCGGTCGACGCCGCCGACCGCCTCGAGAAGCCGGTAGTTCTGCATGTTGCGCGCGCCGACCTGGAGCACGTCGGCATGGCGCGCGACCAGCTCCACATCCTCCGGCGCCACCACCTCGGTGACGATCGCCAGCCCGGTCTCCGCGCGGGCCTCCGCGAGTAGCTCGAGCCCCTGCGCCTTGAGCCCCTGAAACGCATAGGGGCTGGTGCGCGGCTTGAAGGCACCGCCGCGCAGGGCGGTGGCACCGGCCGCCTTGACGGCCCGGGCAGCGGCGAGGATCTGGTCGCGGGTCTCCACCGAACAGGGGCCGGCGATCACGCCGATCGACCGACCGCCCACCTCGAGCGGCCCGGCGCGGACCACCGTCGGCTCCGTCTGCACCTCGCGGCTGGCAACCTTGTAGGGGGCGAGGATCGGCATCACCGTGGCCACGCCCGGGAGCGTCTCGACGCCGCTGCCGGCGGCGTGGCGTTCGTCGCCGACGACCGCGACAACCGTCCGTTCCGTGCCGACGATGACGTGCGGGCGGAGCCCGAGTTGCTCGACGCGCGCGACGACGCCGTCGAGCTCGGTCTGGCCGGCACCGGCCTGCATCACGATGATCATTTCGGTGAGTCACCTGGTGGGGGCGGGGAATCGAACACCGGCGGGATCGGGTCGCCACGCTTGCCGGCCGCGGCCCGGGTGGTGATCTCGAGCGACTCGCCGCCGTCCCGCGTGCGGACCACGTAGACGAGCTTCCCGTCAGGATTGCTCCGCGCGAGGATCACGCGGAGGATCTCCTCGGCGGCCTTGTCGCGCTCGTCGAGAGTGAACGACTGGTTTTTCGTGATCCCCTCGAGCTGCAGGTCGGAGCCGCGGATCTCGATCGGCACGCCGGTCTCCTCGGCGAGCAGCTGGATCGACCGTTCGAGCGTGTCCCTCGGAAACGAGAGGCTGAT from Planctomycetota bacterium includes the following:
- the aroF gene encoding 3-deoxy-7-phosphoheptulonate synthase; protein product: MIIVMQAGAGQTELDGVVARVEQLGLRPHVIVGTERTVVAVVGDERHAAGSGVETLPGVATVMPILAPYKVASREVQTEPTVVRAGPLEVGGRSIGVIAGPCSVETRDQILAAARAVKAAGATALRGGAFKPRTSPYAFQGLKAQGLELLAEARAETGLAIVTEVVAPEDVELVARHADVLQVGARNMQNYRLLEAVGGVDRPVLLKRGPAATVEELLLAAEYVLNGGNRAVMLCERGIRTFEAHTRFTLPLATVPWLHARTHLPVVVDPSHGTGHASLVPALAAAAVAAGADGLIIEVHPDPKTASSDGGQSLDFPSFARTMETCRRVAAAVDRVIAAPKSGTPAPTARG